GAGGTTGTTTGTGATCTCTTGTTTTaaatggaaatggaggaatACGTCTTATATTTTATTCTCCTAATAAGATCCCTCCCAATCCTAAGGAGAGCATTTTGAATTGTTTTGCTGATATTAAAAAAGCATGGAGCTTGATTGATAGACAGTTAATGGGGGTTTATAAAGAAGAAATCGATTTCGTTTCATAGACTAGTTACTACTTAGTGTAGCTTTTCTATTTTTATGTCTGTTGTTTTCTTTGTTTCCTTTCTTTTGTACAAAAAAAGTTATGTTTGGCGTCTTGTTAGTTTCATCTCATAACTTCAATATTTCCTCTTGTTCTTTCGAGAGCAATTTCGTTTGTGCCTTTTATAAAATCTTTTATGGCTAATAAGAGTTTCAGTGATGGTAAATCAGTGTGTAATTCTGTTTCTGGTTACTCCAGGTGAGAGATTAGGTCGCGGTATAGTTACAGATGCAATTACGACTCCAGTGGTTAATACTTCTGCCTACTTTTTTAAGAAAACTGCTGAACTCATTGATTTCAAGGTTAGCGTTTAGCAACAAATCCAGTTCTTTAGTGATCCATTGCTTCACTCCTATCTGATGGGGTAATGATAACAGATTATTAAATGTATAGAGATTGTgttgttttatatttatatacgTGATCTTCATTGCAGGAGAAACGCCATGCAAGTTTTGAGTACGGCCGCTATGGAAATCCAACCACTGTGGTCTTAGAAGAGAAGATAAGGTTTGTCTCCTGATGGTGTTCCCTGCCCTTATGAACCAATAGTTATTAAActgctgtttttttttcttttttaaatttaaatgcaGTGCACTTGAGGGGGCAGAATCAACTTTAATCATGGCATCCGGGATGTGTGCTAGTACTGTCTTGTTGCTTGCATTGGTTCCGGCTGGTGGACATATTGTGACAACCACAGATTGCTATAGGAAGACTAGGATATTCATTGAGACTGTTCTTCCTAAAATGGGGATCACGGTACTGGTCCTGCCTTTCCATATTGCTTGCTGAATATTATGTTCCTTGAGGTTGCAGAATCCATCTTTTCCTTTGATACCTTACATATAAAGTCTCAATAATGTCCAGGTCCAATTGttgcttttcttgtttgtatTGTAAGTGATGGTGTAAGGTCTGAAAAGTTTGATCATTTAACTTAAGCATTTGCGGGTGTGTTTTCACTGTTTTTGATACATTGAGGATGATGTCCAATGCCTAAATTTTTTCTTTTCGTGTTGTTTTACTCTTTTTTTAGATGAGCACATATCTAATTTGTCATTTTGTTCTAAGTTCCCACTGTAATGCTTGTGTGAAACACCTTGAAgttttgtgtaattttttacttttacttttacttttttttttcctttttcttttttcttggcTGTGTGTGTGAAGCTAATATGCTTTCTAATCTGTATGTTTCAAAGATTGTTGCTCTGTTTTTGTAAAATTATGATATTGGAATCTCTACTTGGCTGGGGATTTGTCTTATCTAGATACTCAGAGACATGGATTTATAATTTGAATTTCTGTTTATGGGGTTGATTATCATTGATTATGCAGGCCACCGTGATTGACCCTTCAGATATGGAAGGTCTTGAATCAGCCCTTGATAATAACAAAGTGAGTAGCAATAATGGATCACTATGTTTTCTAAAGCTCCCTTCATAGGCTTGCTCTGGTGATACTTTGTTCTAAGTTGACTCAACCTACATCGGTGCAGGTTTCTCTCTTTTTTACTGAGTCTCCTACCAATCCTTTCCTCAGATGTGTTGACATTAAGTTGGTTTCAGAGCTCTGCCACAAGAAAGGAGTATTAGTTTGCATTGATGGTACCTTTGCAACGCCTCTCAATCAGAAGGCGCTTGCTCTTGGTGCTGATCTTGTTGTGCATTCTGCAACAAAGTTCATTGGTGGCCACAATGATGTGAGTTTGAGCCTGTTGGTTAACTCATTAGTCAAATGATACCATCAGTTCACAAAGCAAAACATTAAGTGCACATATCTATTCCAGGTCCTTGCAGGTTGTGTTAGTGGTTCCACGAAGTTAGTTTCAGAAGTTCGTAATCTGCATCATGTTTTGGGTGGTACCCTCAACCCGGtgagttatttttatttatatatcagGCTTCACATTACATTGCAGATATTATAAGGTTCTAGGCTTGAGATTACATATTGGTATTTGGACTTACTATGCTCTAGAATGATTTGTTGGTTGGTCTTTAGACTAGATTTTTGCATGATCGTTTACTTGCAAATTGCACTCATATCCTTGCCAAAAATGCAACAGAATGCTGCATATCTGATCATCCGAGGCATGAAGACATTGCATCTTCGTGTACAGCAACAGAATTCAACAGCATTAAGGATGGCCGAAATTTTAGAGGCACATCCTAAGGTATGCATACCTTTTTCTTAATATCCTTTTCCTTCATTTGGTGaaacatatattattttttggtcACTTAAACTGCCCTGTGTTTCTTAAGGACTCTTCATAAAAGAACCTTTAGCGTGAAGCACCTGTAGTCCCTCATGCTCACCATGAGCAGAGCCATGGTTATCTTATTCTGAGATTTTACTGTCTCAGAAAGCATGAAATCTCTCCCCAATGACTGGAATGAAGAAAATATCTTTGTATTCTCCATTCATCTTTGAGGATTGTGCTTAGTTAAATCTATAGATGCTCATATAAGCATCTTTATACATTGTGAAGTATAATTTTCCATTCATGTATTGACTGCTTACCTTCTGCAACAACAGGCTATGTTCCATTCTTGAATCTTCTGGTAATCCTATTGGAAAGGTTTAAATGATATGAAAATATATTGAGATAAATCGTATACTTGGTCTTCTTTGCGATGGCAAAAGTTATCATATCCTTCATGATGAGAATTGTTATAATGATGTTGACAGGTGAAGCGCGTTTATTATCCAGGCTTGCGTAGTCATCCTGAACATCACATTGCCAAGAAGCAAATGACTGGCTTCGGTGGGGTGGTGAGTTTTGAGGTGAGTACATTGGATTACGTTGAAAGCCAGTGGTGCatgtaaaacatttttttttgcttgtGCTCCGCATTCATGTGAAGAAAAGTTTTAAGGTTCGTAATTTATTTAATGATGCAGGTGGATGGAGACTTGGCGACCACCATAAAATTTGTAGATTCATTGAAAATTCCATATATTGCCCCATCTTTTGGGGGCTGTGAAAGCATAGTGGATCAGCCAGCTATAATGTCTTACTGGTAAGctgtattttcttatttatttatgtgtttGCAGTACTTTTATTTTCTCTGATTACGGTTTATGATTTTCATTCCCTCTGGGCTCATCTGTCTTTGAAGTGCCATAGGTTGTTCAATCTCCTTTGGAGAATGTCAAACTCACACTATTTTGTGCATTTTGCTGGGAGGGTGTAGATGCTGTTTGAATAGGTGAATGGATATTTGTTATCTTATTAATTATTGTTCGATGCGTGAATTTTGGTAGGGATCTTACACAACCACAGCGGGAGAGTTACGGGATTAAAGATAACTTGGTTAGATTTAGCTTTGGAGTTGAAGACTTTGAGGATTTGAAGGCTGATGTACTTCAAGCCCTGGAGGCAATATAGGCAAAGACAAATCGAAGCTCTGGTTTGAAGTCTTTTAATTGCCCTGGAGACGATATGAGGCGCGCATCATCTgtccttttttttgttcttAATATTATTCTGTGTATGGTGGTTCAATTGATGTTTAATCACCAAAATATCTGTTGGACTTAGAAGTTTAGTCGAATAAGCAATGAGTGGTGAATAACATGGAAACATAATTACTTGTGATTGATTGGTTTGCTTGTTTGTATGGTTACTTTTTTATTGTGTTGTGTTGAGAAAGAGTCTCTACGTTTCAAAATGTTTTTGGTTTGGTGCTGAATAGACTGCTTCTGTCTAGTTTTTGTCATCTAAAAAGGTTTACCCGAAGTCATATTGCCATTTTTTAACAACAAATTACTTGATAATTTTCGAAAGGAATTCTGACGAGGTAATAAATCAAATATTCAGAATCTCTAATTATATTCAACTAACTCATTCGGTACATACAATTCTTAatgataaagaaaataaacttttattttctttgatAGTGGAAGTTGAAACAACAATCTAAAAATGGGGAAtaaaagaggaaatggaaaccTTGTACGTCTGAGGaaactatataaattaaaatgcTGCTTTCTCAATATTAACTAATGTATGGAGGGATTCAGGTAAAGAAAatattgttgattttaattctaTACTAAAAGATGAAGTTAAATCTGaagagatttgtgaaaaattccATGAGTAGGGAgctagaaagaaagaaagaaaaaagtagAAGACTATCTTCCTCAATCCAGTTTGTAGTTTTGACTTCCTTAAGTCATGTCACACCTTAAGAATTTGTTTGGTTGAGAGTTATTTAAGGTAAGGTATGGTAAATGTAGAgaattacttgtttgttttgaagTGTAATTGTAAAGTAAGATAAGTGAGAGTGTGAAGTAAGGTAAGTGAAGGCAAAATTTACATGCTTTTTGTTACACCCAGATTTGGGAGTAAACATGgttaattagattttttttctccAATAATACCctcattttacattttatttccACTCTATCTTGCATTTATCAATTGTTTCCTATTTTGTGTCTTTTATCAGCTAATCTATTCATAACTCAAGCCCGTTGGTTAGATAAAAGACACAAAATAGGAAACAATTGATAAATGCAAGATAGAGTggaaataaaatgtaaaatgagGGTATTATTGGttagaattttatttaatttatagagaAATAGAAGTTATAATTAAGAGTAAGGATATAAGAATACTTTTATACATAACTTTATCTTACTTTACCTTCAAACCAAACacaattacattattaaaccatcacttACCTTACCTTCTATCCAAACACAAGTTATTTCATACACCTCACTTACTTTACTTTACTTTAAATATCCATCATCCAAACAAGCCCTAAAACTTCTAATTCTCATTTTCAATCAATTCTATGTCCTTATTATTCCCCCCTTTTTGAAAGGAACTTGACCCCGAGTGATTTGTTTGACAAGAAAGGGACACATTGGATTTGAAA
The DNA window shown above is from Euphorbia lathyris chromosome 1, ddEupLath1.1, whole genome shotgun sequence and carries:
- the LOC136209040 gene encoding cystathionine gamma-synthase 1, chloroplastic, with product MAVSSCPCAKLFPATAALSPSFECRSDPSGTDQPSHGRFSTRVNGTTSFLGGGMPSLILRFPPNFVRQLSTKARRNCSNIGVAQIVAASWSNNSAAGIPLAAANAAAAAASAIPAAEPVKLTAGNEEAGVEEVNENGSVQLEDLSSDLKYSSFLSSDGSLSIHAGERLGRGIVTDAITTPVVNTSAYFFKKTAELIDFKEKRHASFEYGRYGNPTTVVLEEKISALEGAESTLIMASGMCASTVLLLALVPAGGHIVTTTDCYRKTRIFIETVLPKMGITATVIDPSDMEGLESALDNNKVSLFFTESPTNPFLRCVDIKLVSELCHKKGVLVCIDGTFATPLNQKALALGADLVVHSATKFIGGHNDVLAGCVSGSTKLVSEVRNLHHVLGGTLNPNAAYLIIRGMKTLHLRVQQQNSTALRMAEILEAHPKVKRVYYPGLRSHPEHHIAKKQMTGFGGVVSFEVDGDLATTIKFVDSLKIPYIAPSFGGCESIVDQPAIMSYWDLTQPQRESYGIKDNLVRFSFGVEDFEDLKADVLQALEAI